The Ferviditalea candida genome segment TGGAGAAACGGGGTTGCGCTTTTGTCGCTACGCGGACGACTGTAACATCTACGTGAAAACAGAGAGCGCAGGGATGCGAGTGAAAGCTAGCATTCAGAGGTTTTTGGAAGGAAAGTTAAGACTAAAAGTAAAGAGGAAAAAAGCGCGGTGGACCGACCTTGGAAACGAAAGTTTCTCGGTTTCAGCTTCACCGTCCAGAAAGATGCGAGAATCCGCATCTCCCCCAAATCCCTGAAACGGGTAGAGTACAAGATTCGCGAAATCACCAATCCCACTTGGAGCATCTCCATGGAAGAGAGAATTCGCCGTCTGAATCAATATCTGATGGGCTACGATGGGCTATTACGCACTCATGGAGACTCCAACGCCCTCCGGGCTCTGGAGG includes the following:
- a CDS encoding group II intron maturase-specific domain-containing protein, which gives rise to MDRPWKRKFLGFSFTVQKDARIRISPKSLKRVEYKIREITNPTWSISMEERIRRLNQYLMGYDGLLRTHGDSNALRALEEWTRRRLRLCLWHRRKRVRTRIRELRSLGLKEREVFEIANTRKGAWRTREPLIYIKSLELPIGNPKDSRV